A window of Candidatus Nitrospira allomarina genomic DNA:
ACAAATGCGATCTGCCTGTTTAGCCTTTCGGTGGTGCTACCAGGAGCTAATCTGCACGGGGAACCGGGATGAGAGGAGAACATACATGCGAATCCAAGACATTCCAGAAATTGACCGATTAAGCACGCCAGAAAAAATTCTGCTCGTCGAGGAGCTCTGGGATCATATAGCGTCCGATCCATCCGCCGTTCCAATTCCCCAAAGTCATGCCAACGAACTCGAGAGACGACTTCACCGTCAAGAGACCCAACCCGGCCCCCTGCTCTCTTTGGAAGAATTACAAAGCAGAATCGATCGTCGTAAATGACCTATACGCTTCGGTTCCTGCCGGAAGTGGAGGACGATGCCGTTGCCGCATACATTTGGTATGAGCAGAAGGCGCCAGGTTTGGGTGCGGAGTTTTTGCGTACCTTTTATGGGGATGCCGGGAAATTATCAGAAAATCCATTATTGTATCCGATCCTACATCTCAAATTTCGCCGTCGGTTGCTTCGGCGATTTCCGTATGCCATTTACTTCGGTACAGAAGAACGCGAAATTGTGGTATTCGGTTTTTTTTCATTGCGCCCGCGATCCTCGGGGCATCCAATCCATTCTCCAGCACCGGCGGTAGTCGAAAGGGTGTAGCTCTTCATTTCCATCCTGCGTGTCTTCCGCCTCTCGGCCACAATAGATCTATCAGTGGGACGATTCCAAGACCCCCTGGACGGAGAAGGGGTGCCAATGAATCAAACGCAAAACGGCGGGCAGTGGAATCTCCTCGGCACCTTTACCTTGAATCCCGCGTCAAACCCCATGGTCGAGCTGTCTGATCAGGCCAACGGCCGGTTGGTGGCCGATGTGGGGCGGGTAGTCCGAATTCTCATCCAGGCTTCTCGTAGTTGAATCGAAAGCACCTATCTCACCGACGTATTCTCTCCTTTTTGTTTTCCGGCAACTGAAGGTGGTGAAGCTTAGGAACTTATGGTTTTTGCGAGAGTGGAGCTGACTAGCTTCACACAGGGGGCTTTTATGTGGAAGCTAATTTCGCCAGTTCGGTATCGACGAATGCGAGGATTTTTTCGGCATCCTCGACCAGGCCGTCTGTGATGTTGAGACCGAGAGCGAGATCTTCTTCATCCAAGGTATCGGCCAATCCGTTATTTTGTAATAAGCTGACATCCCAAAATAGTATCCCCGCAGTGGCCTGTTTTCCGTCGATGGTGGCGGCCACGTTAATATTATCGCCATGCTCAGTCGGGGTACTGATAAAGGTCGGTTCGGCACCTACTTGCTTCGCTCGTCGAATAAGGTCCATGAAGGTTTTTAATCGTTGTAGACTGGCAGGGTCTGTCCCCATCAATATATATCCCCTCTCGTATGAAGGTTCAACTGGTCCACCTCCAATTTTAGATTTACCAATTCGACGGAAGGCCCGCAAGGAATCAATCGAAGGTGTAGTTCCAAGGCGTAGATCCTATGAGCCGATTCGAAATTACGCGGTTCCGTGTTGGCCCGAGGTCGAAGGATCTTGCTCGTTTCGTTTCCGGGCTCGGGTGGCAATGTTTTCCATGAGCCCAGTCAGTTTTTGATATTGCGGGTGATCGGGAGAGAGCGGTTTGCCATCTTCATCGCACATCAGTTCCTGCATCCCTTCGAGCATTGCGGCCATTTCAGGGAAAAGTTCGTCATCCGATTTTTTTCGTCCCATGGTGTCCTTCCTTTGCTATCGTTTCGAAACAAATTGATAAGTTCATCGTTTACTTTAAGATTTGCTGTCCTGGTTGAGAATGCTTTCGATCACCGTTTTGAGGTTTTCGGCGGTTAAGTTCGCCACGCGAATGTTTCCATCCAAGAGCACGGTTGGCGTATGGGTGACCTTGATTCGTTCCCCCCACGTCCGGCCTTTCGCGAGTGTTTTGAAAGGCTTCCCACTGGCGAGTCCTGTTTCAAATTCCGTCGGATCGAGCCCGATCTCTTTCAGAAGGAGGGAACGCATGGTCTTATCGAAGACCTGAATATCTTTTTCGTGAATGGACTGAAAGAGGAGTTGTTTCATTTCCGGCCCTTTGCCCATGGTGACGGCCTGATTGTACATTTCAAAGGCGGTCGGAAGTTTGCCGGGTATGACGGGAAATCCCACCATTCTAATCTCTAACTTGTCGCCAAATTCCTTTTTCAGTTTCGTTCCGACAACCCGTTCGAACATGTGGCAATGTGAGCAGTAAAAGTCAGCGAATTCAAACAGAATGACCTTGCCGGCTTCATGTTGAGAAGGCTCCCCCTCCATCAGTTCGTATTCGCCCTGTATCTTGCTCAAGGCCACATTGGCCCATCCGAGCAGGCTGATCAGGAGTATTCCTCCAATAATGCGGG
This region includes:
- a CDS encoding addiction module protein; its protein translation is MRIQDIPEIDRLSTPEKILLVEELWDHIASDPSAVPIPQSHANELERRLHRQETQPGPLLSLEELQSRIDRRK
- a CDS encoding golvesin C-terminal-like domain-containing protein, with the translated sequence MNQTQNGGQWNLLGTFTLNPASNPMVELSDQANGRLVADVGRVVRILIQASRS
- a CDS encoding DsbA family protein, translated to MKSGQTQKSRIIGGILLISLLGWANVALSKIQGEYELMEGEPSQHEAGKVILFEFADFYCSHCHMFERVVGTKLKKEFGDKLEIRMVGFPVIPGKLPTAFEMYNQAVTMGKGPEMKQLLFQSIHEKDIQVFDKTMRSLLLKEIGLDPTEFETGLASGKPFKTLAKGRTWGERIKVTHTPTVLLDGNIRVANLTAENLKTVIESILNQDSKS